The following coding sequences are from one Diospyros lotus cultivar Yz01 chromosome 7, ASM1463336v1, whole genome shotgun sequence window:
- the LOC127806965 gene encoding putative calcium-transporting ATPase 13, plasma membrane-type isoform X5, with the protein MNQIEFILDFPTSSSGRNLKRWHLAFTTIYCSRAFSHLIKHVVATNKGRASPITSPHSVLINVAEGPPPCFSNINQLTLSGLLKQKNLDALEEVGGVEGIASSLNTNLEHGIRGDHVDLSYRHKAFGTNTYRRPPAKSFFRFVWEALTDFTIVILLVCAALSLGFGMKEDGLKEGWYDGGSIFVAVFLVVAVSATSDFRQSRQFVKLSKVSSNIPVEVVRNGRRQQVSIFEIAVGDVICLKIGDQVPADGLFIDGHSLQLDESSMTGESDYVEVNLAQNPFLISGTKVADGFGRMLVTSVGMNTTWGEMMSTVNRDSHEETPLQARLNKLASAIGKVGLAVASLVLVVLLVRYFTGNTEDENGNKEFNGSKTKADDVINSVLGVIADAVTIVVVAIPEGLPLAVTLTLAYSMKRMMVDQAMVRKLSACETMGSATTICTDKTGTLTLNQMKVTKFWLGHECVDEKLATSIATNILELLHQGVGLNTTGTVYKSPLGSELEFSGSPTEKAILSWAFLELHMDVEELKQTFVVLHVEAFNSTKKRSGVLMRRKSDNMVSVHWKGAAEMILAMCSHYYDVSGNIKSLDDVERKKFDQIIQGMAASSLRCIAFAHKQISEERNEHEKSQQKMEDNCLTLLGIVGLKDPCRPGVKKAVEDCQYAGVNVKMITGDNVFTARAIATECGILRPDQGMESGAVVEGEEFRNYTPEERMDKIDRICVMARSSPFDKLLMVQCLKQKGHVVAVTGDGTNDAPALKEADIGLSMGIQGTEVAKESSDIVILDDNFGSVATVLKWGRCVYNSIQKFIQFQLTVNVAALVINFVAAVSAGEVPLTAVQLLWVNLIMDTLGALALATEKPTRELMEKPPVGRTSPLITNIMWRNLLAQAFYQIAVLLTLQFRGESIFGLSKNVNDTLIFNTFVLCQVFNEFNARKLEKKNVFEGIHRNKLFMGIIGITIVLQVLMVEFLKKFASTERLNWWQWGVCIGFAAMSWPIGFLVKCIPVPDRPFFSYLKWQNVKNM; encoded by the exons ATGAACCAGATCGAGTTCATACTTGATTTTCCCACCAGTAGTAGCGGAAGAAATCTCAAGAGATGGCATTTGGCGTTTACCACAATCTATTGTTCGAGGGCCTTCTCTCATTTGATCAAACACGTAGTGGCCACGAATAAGGGTAGGGCTTCCCCTATTACATCACCACATAGCGTACTTATCAATGTTGCTGAAGGACCACCCCCCTGCTTTTCAAACATTAACCAGTTAACCCTCTCCGGTCTCTTGAAGCAAAAAAACTTAGACGCTCTTGAAGAAGTTGGTGGCGTTGAGGGCATAGCCTCCTCTCTCAACACCAACCTTGAGCATGGAATTCGCGGTGATCACGTAGATCTTTCATATCGACACAAGGCCTTTGGCACGAACACGTATCGCAGGCCACCAGCAAAGAGCTTCTTCCGATTTGTTTGGGAGGCTCTGACGGACTTCACTATCGTAATATTGTTGGTCTGTGCGGCTCTTTCCCTTGGATTTGGCATGAAGGAAGATGGCCTGAAAGAAGGATGGTATGATGGCGGAAGCATATTCGTGGCCGTGTTTCTTGTCGTTGCAGTGTCGGCAACAAGTGACTTTAGGCAAAGCAGGCAGTTTGTCAAGTTATCCAAAGTCAGTAGCAACATCCCAGTTGAGGTCGTGAGAAATGGCAGGCGACAACAGGTTTCGATTTTCGAGATTGCTGTGGGAGACGTAATCTGCTTGAAGATTGGCGACCAAGTTCCCGCTGATGGGTTGTTCATAGATGGCCACTCACTGCAACTGGATGAATCCAGTATGACAGGCGAAAGTGATTACGTTGAAGTTAATTTAGCCCAAAATCCGTTCTTGATCTCCGGCACCAAGGTGGCTGATGGATTTGGACGAATGCTAGTGACCTCTGTGGGGATGAATACAACTTGGGGAGAGATGATGAGCACGGTCAACCGCGATTCCCATGAGGAGACGCCGCTACAGGCACGGCTGAATAAGCTTGCTTCTGCCATAGGTAAGGTTGGTTTGGCTGTTGCTTCCCTTGTTCTTGTTGTGTTGTTGGTGCGCTACTTCACAGGAAATACAGAAGATGAGAATGGAAACAAGGAATTCAACGGCAGCAAGACAAAAGCTGATGATGTGATAAATTCTGTGCTGGGAGTCATTGCTGATGCAGTGACCATTGTGGTCGTGGCAATTCCTGAGGGCTTACCATTAGCTGTAACGCTTACTCTGGCTTATTCCATGAAGAGGATGATGGTTGATCAGGCTATGGTTCGGAAGCTCTCTGCATGTGAGACAATGGGCTCTGCCACCACCATATGTACAGACAAAACCGGCACACTTACGCTCAACCAGATGAAGGTGACGAAGTTTTGGCTTGGTCATGAGTGTGTGGATGAAAAATTGGCCACTTCAATTGCAACCAACATTCTTGAATTGCTCCACCAAGGGGTCGGACTGAACACGACGGGTACTGTTTATAAATCCCCTTTGGGATCTGAACTCGAGTTCTCTGGCAGCCCAACAGAAAAGGCGATACTTTCTTGGGCTTTTTTGGAGTTACACATGGACGTGGAGGAGCTGAAGCAGACATTTGTGGTTCTCCATGTTGAAGCCTTCAATTCAACGAAGAAAAGAAGTGGGGTTCTAATGCGAAGGAAATCTGATAATATGGTTAGTGTGCACTGGAAAGGCGCTGCAGAGATGATACTCGCCATGTGTTCGCATTACTATGATGTCAGTGGAAATATCAAATCCCTTGATGATGTAGAGAGGAAGAAGTTTGATCAAATCATCCAAGGTATGGCTGCTAGTAGCCTGCGATGCATTGCTTTTGCACACAAGCAGATTTCAGAGGAAAGGAACGAACATGAAAAATCGCAGCAAAAGATGGAAGACAACTGCTTAACCCTTTTGGGGATAGTAGGTCTAAAGGACCCCTGCCGACCTGGTGTGAAGAAAGCAGTGGAGGATTGCCAATATGCTGGAGTGAACGTGAAAATGATTACCGGTGACAATGTTTTCACAGCTAGAGCCATTGCTACAGAGTGTGGGATACTTAGGCCTGACCAGGGAATGGAGAGTGGTGCTGTGGTTGAAGGAGAAGAATTTCGCAATTACACGCCAGAGGAGCGAATGGATAAAATTGACCGAATCTGTGTCATGGCAAGATCCTCTCCCTTTGATAAACTTCTAATGGTGCAATGCTTGAAACAGAAAGGCCATGTTGTGGCAGTGACTGGTGATGGCACAAATGATGCACCGGCTTTAAAAGAGGCCGATATAGGCCTTTCTATGGGGATCCAGGGAACTGAAGTGGCCAAAGAAAGCTCAGACATTGTGATTTTGGATGATAATTTTGGTTCCGTTGCCACAGTGTTGAAATGGGGCAGATGTGTGTACAACAGCATCCAGAAATTCATTCAGTTCCAGCTCACAGTGAATGTGGCCGCACTTGTCATCAATTTTGTGGCTGCAGTTTCAGCCGGTGAAGTCCCTCTAACAGCTGTCCAGCTGTTGTGGGTGAACCTGATCATGGACACCTTGGGAGCTCTTGCTCTTGCCACTGAGAAGCCCACCCGAGAGCTCATGGAGAAGCCGCCTGTGGGTCGTACTTCCCCACTCATCACCAACATCATGTGGAGAAACCTGCTTGCTCAAGCATTCTACCAGATAGCTGTTCTGCTGACTCTGCAGTTCAGGGGAGAATCGATCTTTGGGCTGAGCAAGAATGTCAATGACACGTTGATCTTCAATACTTTTGTGCTATGCCAAGTTTTCAATGAATTCAATGCCCGGAagctggagaagaagaatgtATTCGAGGGCATACACCGAAACAAGTTGTTTATGGGGATCATTGGGATAACAATTGTTCTTCAAGTGCTAATGGTGGAGTTCCTGAAGAAGTTTGCAAGCACAGAGAGGCTCAATTGGTGGCAATGGGGGGTCTGTATTGGATTTGCAGCCATGTCTTGGCCAATTGGGTTTCTCGTCAAGTGCATAC CGGTTCCGGATAGACCATTTTTCAGTTACCTCAAATGGCAGAATGTAAAAAACATGTAG